One segment of Methanolinea mesophila DNA contains the following:
- the purB gene encoding adenylosuccinate lyase: MAIHPIEFRYGTPEMKEIWGENTRFECIVASEVALAKACATHGLIPVAAAEAIAAHAPCATLARAKEIEEEINHDMMAVVKAISEQCGDAGRWVHFGATSNDILDTATGLQIRGSMDLLDTKLRRLLWVLLKRSEETRTLVCAARTHGQIGVPTTYGLRFAIWASEVARHIDRLAELRPRVQVGQMTGAVGTMAALGEQGIQVQETMMKELGLVPVDVSNQIVSRDRYAEYFMFLANVATTLDKIGIELRSLQRSEIGEVEEAFGAKQVGSSTMPHKRNPIRSEQVCGLARVVRSAVEPALLNNTLWDERDLTNSSCERVIFPEASILCDHILALMIKVLDGLVIRPDQIQKNLDLLHGVNMAESVMIELTRKGMNRQEAHEKVRLASMEAISRSRPLASVLADDKEIVALMSPEALRKALDPVGYTGTVVLQVDRLVRKLTPLARSE; encoded by the coding sequence ATGGCGATTCATCCGATAGAATTCCGGTACGGGACTCCGGAAATGAAGGAAATATGGGGGGAAAATACGCGATTCGAGTGCATCGTGGCCTCGGAAGTAGCCCTCGCGAAGGCCTGCGCAACGCACGGTCTGATCCCGGTTGCGGCTGCGGAGGCGATCGCGGCACACGCCCCCTGTGCAACCCTCGCCCGGGCAAAGGAGATCGAGGAGGAGATCAACCACGACATGATGGCCGTTGTGAAGGCGATCTCCGAGCAGTGCGGGGATGCGGGAAGGTGGGTACATTTCGGCGCGACCTCGAACGACATCCTCGATACCGCAACTGGGCTGCAGATCCGGGGCTCTATGGACCTTCTCGACACGAAACTGCGCCGACTGCTCTGGGTCCTCCTGAAAAGGAGCGAGGAGACACGGACCCTGGTCTGCGCCGCCCGGACCCACGGGCAGATCGGGGTGCCCACCACCTACGGGCTCCGCTTCGCCATCTGGGCGAGCGAGGTTGCCCGGCACATCGACCGGCTCGCGGAACTCCGCCCAAGGGTGCAGGTGGGCCAGATGACCGGTGCGGTAGGCACCATGGCCGCTCTCGGCGAGCAGGGGATCCAGGTCCAGGAGACGATGATGAAGGAGCTTGGGCTCGTCCCGGTCGATGTCTCCAACCAGATCGTGTCCCGGGACCGGTATGCGGAGTACTTCATGTTCCTCGCAAACGTGGCCACCACCCTGGACAAGATCGGGATCGAACTCCGTTCCCTGCAGCGGTCGGAGATAGGCGAGGTCGAGGAGGCGTTCGGGGCGAAACAGGTGGGTTCCAGCACCATGCCCCATAAGAGGAACCCGATCCGGAGCGAGCAGGTCTGCGGGCTCGCCCGGGTGGTCAGGTCCGCGGTGGAACCCGCCCTGCTCAACAACACGCTCTGGGACGAACGCGACCTCACCAACTCCTCGTGCGAGCGGGTCATCTTCCCTGAGGCGAGCATCCTGTGCGACCATATCCTGGCCCTGATGATCAAGGTCCTCGACGGGCTCGTGATCAGGCCGGACCAGATCCAAAAGAACCTGGACCTCCTCCACGGGGTCAACATGGCCGAATCCGTGATGATCGAGCTCACCCGGAAGGGAATGAACCGGCAGGAAGCCCACGAGAAGGTCCGCCTCGCGAGTATGGAGGCGATCTCCCGTTCCCGGCCTCTGGCATCGGTTCTCGCGGATGATAAGGAGATAGTCGCCCTGATGTCCCCGGAAGCGTTGCGAAAGGCACTTGACCCGGTGGGGTATACGGGGACCGTGGTACTCCAGGTCGACCGCCTGGTCCGGAAACTCACCCCTCTCGCAAGGAGCGAATGA
- a CDS encoding ATP-dependent DNA helicase, giving the protein MDSLDAWFPYPGYRPHQREMLELCARHARDGGVVMIDAPTGSGKSSVVSALLAERSGRKVVVAVRTISQLNTFIRELHLIRGRQRGLRSAYLIGKRTMCPVGGEGDVYRRCEGLKSFSTSLMKERAEKGSLVPSKDSVILQQIRKMDHENPLICPYFVNSRIFVHDEESGLKMIPSTPLRSKADRVSSQCIWPAELREISAGVCPYEMMTYAAQNADVVIVNYHHLFNDVIREQLYVNLGTDPGNVILLLDEGHNCGEVMQSVQSVVLGEGAIEQASREMTTLRRNLKGIEAVQHLLPRITEFMKALKYSDETEDWFDSAIFNKMMVKGSLYPDISAIVEDLMRISEYIREKNIKAGEFRETAIEHLTEFLFRLSQSATDPAYLTVFRKDGDELLLEVRNIDPATKLRDLAGSHHCTVLISGTFSPVESYRKLFFEDLPVETMSLPNAFPSKNRLLLCAGDITTAFSMRQEKENTARIVEYIRTFSTLKGNLAIYFPSYQILETYARALGPALAKRNLFIEPKNPKEAGDALKEFLSLPSRGTSGILFAVAGGKWSEGLDYRGDLLAGAMVVGLPLAPYNRVRRMVIEYFRRKFGEEGEFLSYTLPGVHKAVQALGRVLRTPEDRGVLIFGERRFLDQEVMKGLPEWMKKEMNTCDLDAYKKKLSGWKL; this is encoded by the coding sequence ATGGATTCACTCGACGCCTGGTTCCCCTACCCCGGCTACCGCCCCCACCAGCGCGAGATGCTGGAGCTCTGCGCCCGGCACGCCCGCGACGGAGGGGTGGTGATGATCGACGCCCCCACCGGGAGCGGGAAATCGAGCGTCGTATCTGCACTTCTTGCAGAGCGGAGCGGGCGTAAGGTGGTGGTCGCGGTGCGGACCATCAGCCAGCTCAATACCTTCATCCGGGAACTGCACCTGATCCGGGGACGCCAGCGCGGGCTCCGGAGCGCGTACCTCATCGGTAAAAGGACGATGTGCCCGGTCGGCGGGGAAGGCGACGTATACCGGCGGTGCGAGGGGCTAAAATCCTTCTCCACCTCCCTGATGAAAGAACGGGCTGAGAAAGGCTCTCTCGTTCCGTCGAAAGATTCCGTGATCCTCCAGCAGATCAGGAAGATGGACCATGAAAATCCTCTCATCTGCCCGTATTTCGTCAACAGCAGGATCTTCGTCCATGACGAGGAGTCAGGGCTGAAGATGATCCCCTCCACCCCGCTCCGGTCGAAGGCGGACCGGGTGTCGTCCCAGTGTATCTGGCCGGCAGAGTTGCGGGAGATCAGCGCGGGAGTATGCCCCTACGAGATGATGACCTATGCGGCCCAGAACGCGGATGTGGTGATCGTGAACTACCACCACCTGTTCAACGATGTCATCCGCGAGCAGCTCTATGTCAACCTGGGGACCGACCCCGGCAACGTGATCCTCCTTCTCGACGAAGGGCACAACTGCGGGGAAGTGATGCAGAGCGTGCAGAGCGTGGTGCTCGGCGAAGGGGCGATCGAGCAGGCATCCCGGGAGATGACCACGCTCCGCCGGAACCTCAAGGGTATCGAAGCGGTGCAGCACCTCCTGCCCCGTATCACGGAGTTCATGAAGGCCCTGAAATACTCGGATGAGACGGAAGACTGGTTCGATTCGGCTATTTTCAATAAGATGATGGTAAAGGGCTCGCTGTACCCGGACATCTCCGCCATCGTCGAAGACCTGATGCGGATCTCCGAGTACATCCGGGAAAAAAATATCAAGGCGGGGGAGTTCCGGGAGACCGCTATCGAGCACCTCACCGAGTTCCTCTTCCGTTTGTCGCAGTCTGCAACCGATCCCGCATACCTCACCGTGTTCCGGAAAGACGGGGACGAGCTCCTCCTCGAGGTCCGGAACATCGATCCCGCGACCAAGCTGCGCGACCTCGCGGGAAGCCACCATTGCACGGTCCTTATTTCCGGGACATTCTCACCCGTGGAGTCGTACAGGAAGCTCTTCTTCGAGGACCTCCCCGTAGAGACCATGAGCCTGCCCAACGCATTTCCCTCAAAAAACAGACTTCTCCTCTGTGCCGGGGATATCACCACGGCGTTTTCCATGCGGCAGGAGAAAGAAAATACCGCACGTATCGTAGAGTACATCAGGACGTTCTCGACCCTGAAAGGAAATCTCGCGATTTATTTCCCCTCCTACCAGATCCTGGAGACCTACGCGAGAGCGCTTGGTCCCGCACTCGCAAAAAGAAACCTGTTCATCGAGCCGAAAAACCCGAAAGAGGCAGGGGATGCCTTAAAAGAGTTCCTCTCGCTTCCCTCCCGGGGCACCTCGGGCATCCTCTTCGCGGTCGCGGGAGGCAAATGGAGCGAGGGGCTCGACTACCGGGGCGACCTCCTCGCCGGAGCCATGGTGGTGGGACTTCCTCTTGCTCCCTACAACAGGGTTAGAAGAATGGTGATTGAATACTTCAGGAGGAAATTCGGGGAGGAGGGGGAGTTCCTGAGCTATACGCTGCCCGGGGTGCACAAGGCCGTACAGGCGCTGGGACGGGTGCTGCGTACCCCTGAAGACCGGGGGGTGCTCATCTTCGGGGAGAGGAGGTTCCTCGACCAGGAAGTGATGAAGGGTTTACCGGAATGGATGAAAAAAGAGATGAATACGTGCGACCTGGATGCATACAAAAAGAAGCTGTCGGGGTGGAAATTATGA
- a CDS encoding methylated-DNA--[protein]-cysteine S-methyltransferase, whose translation MNGSCRFGLWHVQVWWEGDTVYRVRFSKDPLAGAVPSEITRFLAGRSTDLGPLRSAATDPGLQYSGIYREVRKIPYGSTRTYGEIARDLGTSPRLVGLAMKRNPTPLLVPCHRVVAKNGPGGFTPSIDLKEQLQALEKKTLSKTARPKDEEILS comes from the coding sequence ATGAACGGGTCGTGCCGCTTCGGGCTGTGGCATGTCCAGGTCTGGTGGGAGGGTGATACCGTCTACCGCGTCCGTTTCTCGAAAGATCCCCTTGCCGGGGCAGTCCCGTCTGAAATTACCCGGTTCCTCGCGGGAAGATCGACAGACCTCGGACCCCTCCGTTCCGCGGCGACGGACCCCGGCCTCCAGTATTCGGGAATATATCGCGAGGTCCGGAAGATACCCTACGGGAGTACCCGGACTTACGGCGAGATCGCCCGGGACCTCGGCACTTCGCCCCGGCTGGTGGGGCTCGCAATGAAGAGGAATCCTACTCCCCTGCTCGTCCCCTGCCACAGGGTGGTGGCGAAGAACGGTCCCGGAGGGTTTACCCCGTCGATCGATCTCAAGGAGCAGCTGCAGGCACTGGAAAAAAAGACCCTCTCGAAAACCGCTCGCCCGAAAGATGAGGAGATTCTCTCATGA
- a CDS encoding molybdenum cofactor guanylyltransferase, whose translation MNTERHPDPAPKNAPNSGDEPSTGKPRRSAIVLVGGEARRANGMEKYFFFFRGKTFIERLVGSLSEVVDEIILVAKDKEQCERFSGMRDIRCVADVRRGIGPIGGIHAGVVEAKGDLLFICACDMPCIEPQVIDRLFSEIDDFDAVIPEWDRERFEPLHAVYRRTALIGYLEDHTSLSLRDMIKNLHSRYLPVEQLRTMDPDLQTFTNINKIEDLMGITDKKTKN comes from the coding sequence ATGAACACGGAACGCCACCCTGACCCGGCTCCGAAAAACGCCCCGAATTCGGGCGACGAGCCCTCCACCGGAAAGCCCCGCAGATCTGCCATCGTTCTCGTGGGCGGTGAAGCGAGGAGGGCGAACGGAATGGAGAAGTACTTCTTTTTCTTCCGGGGAAAGACCTTCATCGAACGGCTTGTCGGTTCGCTCTCGGAGGTGGTGGACGAGATCATCCTCGTCGCAAAGGACAAGGAGCAGTGCGAGAGGTTCAGCGGGATGAGGGATATCAGGTGTGTCGCGGATGTGAGGAGAGGGATCGGTCCCATCGGGGGGATTCACGCCGGGGTCGTGGAGGCGAAGGGGGACCTCCTCTTTATTTGCGCATGCGATATGCCCTGTATCGAACCTCAGGTAATCGACCGCCTATTTTCCGAGATAGATGATTTCGATGCGGTCATCCCGGAGTGGGACCGGGAGAGGTTCGAACCGCTCCATGCGGTCTACAGGAGGACCGCGCTTATCGGGTATCTCGAGGATCACACGTCCCTCTCGTTGAGGGACATGATAAAAAACCTGCACAGCCGGTACCTCCCTGTGGAACAGCTCAGGACCATGGATCCCGATCTCCAGACCTTCACGAATATCAATAAAATCGAGGATTTAATGGGAATTACCGATAAAAAAACCAAAAATTAA
- a CDS encoding ParA family protein — protein MAFAHHKGGTGKTTSCLNVAGFLQKKGRSVLVIDLDPQANATSGLGIDPHALPLSVYDLFMSRFEGFPDVSFQDVVLETRSGVYLAPSTLDLVGVEPFLYNIENRAKVLKNLLTRDRPEYEFILIDTPPSMGQLVINGLVAAEHTVVTFDRGIFALHGLDTLMTIFADIEELLGEHVSPDMAILTRWDNPEQELRRGVLARFADHFKKPDPELARDKEQLRVFEREVRDRFPAVFVVPYSREIYEAQNAGLPISHFAPECDAGRAYRAVAGKILGWNG, from the coding sequence ATCGCATTCGCACACCATAAGGGAGGAACCGGAAAGACCACATCTTGTCTTAATGTCGCGGGATTCCTCCAGAAGAAGGGCAGATCGGTCCTGGTTATCGATCTTGACCCCCAGGCAAATGCCACGTCAGGACTCGGGATAGATCCTCACGCGCTTCCCCTGAGCGTCTACGACCTCTTCATGAGCCGGTTCGAGGGGTTTCCCGACGTATCTTTTCAGGATGTGGTACTCGAGACCAGGTCGGGGGTATATCTCGCGCCATCGACCCTTGATCTTGTCGGGGTAGAGCCGTTCCTCTATAATATCGAGAACAGGGCAAAGGTATTGAAAAATTTGCTCACCCGGGACCGCCCGGAATATGAGTTCATCCTGATAGACACCCCGCCGAGCATGGGTCAGCTGGTGATCAACGGGCTTGTAGCGGCTGAGCATACGGTGGTGACGTTCGACAGGGGGATATTCGCCCTTCATGGTCTCGACACGCTCATGACCATCTTCGCGGATATCGAGGAACTGCTCGGGGAGCATGTCTCCCCGGATATGGCGATCCTCACCCGGTGGGATAATCCCGAACAGGAGCTCCGGCGGGGGGTGCTGGCGCGGTTTGCGGATCACTTCAAAAAACCGGATCCCGAACTGGCCCGCGACAAAGAACAGTTGAGGGTCTTCGAGAGGGAGGTCCGTGACCGGTTCCCGGCCGTCTTTGTCGTTCCCTACAGCAGAGAGATCTACGAGGCCCAAAACGCGGGGCTTCCCATATCCCACTTCGCCCCGGAGTGCGATGCGGGAAGGGCGTACAGGGCGGTAGCCGGGAAAATTCTGGGGTGGAACGGATGA
- a CDS encoding chemotaxis protein CheW yields the protein MTEKLGRKALFMGVTEKTREESPPGDEERTLLEELSAATHAALSGDYSERIPETGMPDMWREFAASFNRLLEQTEEDRRDCISLFPAFEKSPVPMSVRYESGKVLLSNEMYRSITEANVQDDPVRSGALQMKEIGMIAEAARKDAAVSEDIRLGDPTGSGGDYRITAIPLGAPDQSPHFLLYLEDISNTAYFERSLGELEHQVSALVVRQNQILLENPLPVLISDFSGRLLIANEAFRRVSGVAIPDDGSVRYSDLPLVESKGQNIEDISKFRKIGSAEVTFGFPSGIHVLWQYGVPVTAPDGTEQIVLIFFDVTAQKTREQDLESTVAGLRKEVEALMTRPPAHAPEPHPPYSGEPPAPDKTDEVPRAFPKSPVGEKKKQEAAPDLTHDVVEFQLGGEKYALDINFAREIVEMMPITPIPRSPPYLRGVMNLRGEITNIITINSMLGLSESSGERGRKIIVLSSEATGGENIGIVVDEVHSVIQIRESDVEHLGGGLSGQASGHIKGIIKTAGKGVIDRKTDDEKDLIIWIDMQKLLQDLIPRK from the coding sequence ATGACCGAGAAACTGGGAAGAAAAGCACTATTCATGGGGGTGACCGAGAAAACAAGGGAGGAATCGCCCCCCGGTGATGAGGAACGTACACTACTTGAGGAGTTGTCGGCAGCAACGCACGCGGCTCTCTCGGGAGATTATTCGGAAAGAATTCCGGAGACCGGTATGCCCGATATGTGGCGGGAGTTCGCTGCGTCGTTCAACCGGCTTCTGGAACAGACCGAAGAAGATCGTCGCGATTGCATCTCCCTTTTCCCTGCGTTCGAGAAATCTCCGGTTCCGATGAGCGTACGGTACGAATCGGGCAAGGTACTCCTGTCAAACGAAATGTACCGGTCGATCACGGAAGCAAACGTGCAGGACGATCCGGTCAGGTCGGGCGCACTGCAGATGAAGGAGATCGGGATGATCGCGGAGGCCGCCCGGAAGGACGCAGCGGTTTCTGAAGATATCCGTCTGGGGGATCCAACCGGGTCCGGCGGGGACTACCGGATTACCGCGATTCCTCTGGGGGCTCCGGATCAGTCACCCCATTTCCTCCTTTACCTCGAAGATATCAGCAACACCGCATACTTTGAAAGGTCCCTGGGGGAACTCGAACACCAGGTGAGCGCCCTTGTAGTACGTCAGAACCAGATACTCCTTGAAAACCCGCTCCCCGTCCTGATTTCCGATTTTTCAGGCAGACTCCTGATCGCGAACGAAGCATTCAGGCGGGTGTCAGGCGTTGCGATACCCGATGATGGCAGCGTCCGGTACTCGGATCTCCCGTTGGTGGAGAGCAAAGGCCAGAATATTGAAGATATCTCAAAATTCAGAAAAATCGGGTCCGCCGAGGTCACATTCGGGTTTCCCTCCGGGATCCATGTGCTCTGGCAGTACGGCGTCCCGGTCACTGCTCCCGACGGGACCGAACAGATTGTGCTGATCTTCTTCGATGTCACCGCCCAGAAAACCAGGGAGCAGGATCTCGAATCCACCGTCGCCGGGCTGCGGAAGGAAGTGGAGGCCCTTATGACCAGGCCTCCTGCCCATGCACCGGAACCACACCCACCTTACTCAGGAGAACCGCCCGCGCCGGATAAGACTGATGAGGTTCCCCGGGCGTTCCCGAAATCTCCTGTCGGCGAAAAGAAGAAACAGGAGGCCGCCCCGGACCTGACCCACGATGTGGTCGAGTTCCAGCTGGGAGGTGAGAAATATGCCCTCGATATCAACTTTGCCCGGGAGATCGTGGAGATGATGCCAATCACTCCCATTCCCCGCTCCCCTCCTTATCTCCGGGGTGTCATGAATCTCCGCGGGGAGATCACCAACATCATCACCATCAACTCCATGCTGGGGCTTTCGGAATCATCCGGCGAACGGGGAAGGAAGATCATCGTCCTCTCCTCCGAAGCGACGGGTGGCGAGAACATAGGCATCGTCGTGGACGAGGTCCACAGCGTGATCCAGATAAGGGAATCGGATGTCGAGCACCTCGGGGGAGGGCTCTCCGGGCAGGCAAGCGGACATATCAAGGGGATCATCAAGACCGCGGGAAAAGGGGTGATCGACCGGAAAACGGACGATGAAAAGGACCTGATCATTTGGATCGACATGCAGAAGCTGCTCCAGGATTTAATTCCCAGAAAATGA
- a CDS encoding methyl-accepting chemotaxis protein, whose translation MKKETLNEILASIERGDYQARIDETGVSEAERPCVKTVNTLLARSEELEARALTMMEQNPMPILVFAPDFAILATNESFAKMSGISREQLLSMNARAFKILEQHGEGLRDVIKSRKRSYGEVTIDFPSGRKILEQYGIPITDTGGNLINLFVVYNDITDLRKRMTDLQDVQKRSEAIVQENPYPMLVVRPDMAVINHNKAFLEISGFTKDKMTSLSLRDLKYLKSSGGKIEDTVNKKIRTQGKATIEFPSGVRVVKWYYIPLLDHEGNVDNLLTVYNDVTDEERNMEEIKGLQQRTSAIVEENPYPIVLVDPAMNINTVNRAFLDISGYSKEKIANLTLKDFKYLKSVGGKMEDTLKNRQRTQGVATIEFPSGKKILEWYYIPLLDNKGNVANILIVYNDITEKRLLEERLKKSIQELADSLAAVAGGDFTKPAVTYPDDPLEKVKADLNKTLAELRNILGDILSQANQLEHAVIDVGKGADEIAKASQQVAITAQKTSDDVRVQINELEKVTKEVSDLSASIEEIASTSQEVKSVTSNVAKEGDNAVRVGNEANSKMKIVQEISQRAVDEINNLNARMREISNIVKLITDIANQTNLLALNAAIEAARAGEHGRGFAVVAGEVRNLAGESKNATRNIEDVISGITMSSEKTAEAMKRAYEEIISGIGSVNSTIEALNHMVTDVNISANSIADISRATEDQAEATNNVTRNVDFINNLILTAEKSMEDLAALAEESSASTEEVASAANEIRTMAAHLREMVGKFTVN comes from the coding sequence ATGAAAAAAGAAACTTTAAATGAGATTCTGGCTTCCATCGAGCGCGGAGACTATCAGGCCAGGATCGACGAGACCGGTGTTTCCGAAGCGGAACGGCCGTGTGTGAAGACAGTAAACACTCTTTTAGCCAGATCCGAGGAGCTTGAAGCACGGGCGCTCACCATGATGGAACAGAACCCGATGCCCATCCTGGTGTTTGCCCCCGACTTTGCCATCCTTGCGACGAACGAATCTTTTGCAAAGATGAGCGGGATAAGCCGGGAACAACTCCTCTCCATGAATGCGAGGGCGTTTAAAATCCTCGAACAGCACGGGGAAGGACTGCGTGACGTGATCAAGTCCAGGAAGAGGAGTTACGGCGAAGTCACCATCGACTTCCCGTCCGGCAGAAAAATCCTGGAACAGTACGGGATTCCCATCACCGATACCGGAGGAAACCTGATCAACCTCTTCGTGGTGTACAACGATATCACCGACCTCCGGAAGAGGATGACCGACCTGCAGGACGTGCAGAAACGTTCCGAGGCGATCGTCCAGGAAAACCCGTACCCCATGCTTGTCGTCAGGCCCGATATGGCCGTCATAAACCACAACAAAGCGTTTCTGGAGATCTCCGGATTCACAAAGGACAAAATGACCTCTCTTTCTCTCCGGGACCTCAAATACCTGAAGAGCTCCGGAGGAAAGATCGAAGACACGGTGAACAAGAAGATCCGTACCCAGGGCAAAGCGACCATCGAATTCCCGTCGGGGGTGCGCGTGGTCAAATGGTACTACATCCCCCTGCTCGACCATGAGGGGAACGTAGACAACCTCCTTACGGTATATAACGACGTCACCGATGAAGAGCGGAACATGGAGGAGATCAAGGGGCTCCAGCAGCGAACCTCGGCCATCGTGGAGGAAAATCCCTACCCGATCGTCCTTGTCGACCCTGCCATGAACATCAACACCGTCAACCGCGCGTTCCTGGACATTTCAGGTTATTCGAAAGAGAAGATCGCCAATCTTACTCTCAAGGACTTCAAGTACCTGAAAAGCGTGGGGGGCAAGATGGAGGACACCCTGAAGAACCGGCAGAGGACGCAGGGAGTGGCCACCATCGAGTTTCCCTCCGGGAAAAAGATCCTGGAATGGTACTACATCCCCCTCCTGGACAACAAGGGGAACGTTGCGAATATCCTCATCGTGTACAACGACATCACCGAGAAACGCCTCCTCGAGGAACGTTTAAAGAAGAGCATCCAGGAGCTCGCCGACAGTCTTGCCGCCGTCGCGGGCGGGGACTTTACGAAACCCGCGGTGACGTATCCGGACGATCCGCTGGAGAAGGTCAAGGCCGACCTGAACAAGACGCTCGCCGAGTTAAGAAATATACTTGGAGACATCCTTTCCCAGGCAAACCAGCTGGAACATGCGGTGATCGACGTGGGCAAGGGCGCCGACGAGATCGCCAAGGCTTCACAGCAGGTGGCTATCACGGCCCAGAAGACCTCCGACGACGTCAGGGTCCAGATCAACGAACTTGAAAAGGTCACCAAGGAGGTCTCGGACCTCTCGGCGTCCATCGAAGAGATCGCGAGCACCTCACAGGAGGTCAAGTCGGTTACCTCGAATGTGGCGAAAGAGGGCGACAACGCCGTCAGGGTGGGGAACGAAGCCAACTCCAAGATGAAGATCGTCCAGGAGATCTCCCAGCGGGCGGTGGACGAGATCAATAACCTCAATGCACGGATGCGGGAGATCAGCAACATCGTGAAACTGATCACCGATATCGCCAACCAGACCAACCTGCTCGCCCTCAATGCAGCCATAGAGGCGGCAAGGGCGGGGGAGCACGGGAGAGGGTTCGCCGTGGTTGCAGGAGAGGTCCGGAATCTTGCCGGCGAATCGAAGAACGCCACCCGCAATATCGAGGACGTGATCAGCGGCATCACCATGAGCAGCGAGAAGACTGCCGAGGCGATGAAGCGGGCCTATGAGGAGATTATTTCGGGAATCGGCAGCGTGAACTCCACGATCGAGGCGCTGAACCATATGGTCACCGACGTGAACATCTCCGCGAACAGCATCGCGGATATCTCCCGGGCCACGGAAGACCAGGCTGAGGCGACCAACAACGTGACCAGGAACGTGGACTTCATCAACAACCTCATCCTTACGGCGGAAAAGAGCATGGAGGACCTCGCCGCACTCGCCGAGGAATCCAGCGCATCGACCGAGGAGGTCGCGAGCGCCGCAAATGAGATCAGGACGATGGCGGCACACCTGCGAGAGATGGTCGGCAAATTCACGGTAAACTGA
- a CDS encoding chemotaxis protein CheW, translating to MSGNAIDVVEFEIGGELYAMDIQLAREIVEMVPLTPLPRAPAYISGIINLRGEITTILSIDDLIGIRGKKAGSTQKIIILVPEAAGGSNVGIIVDDVHSVIQVDQQSVEKIDGGLSSGAGNYVKGIIKSGAETGAEKGLIIWLDLEKLLRDLVDLEKK from the coding sequence ATGAGCGGCAATGCAATCGATGTAGTGGAGTTCGAGATAGGCGGGGAGCTCTATGCCATGGATATACAGCTGGCCCGGGAGATCGTGGAGATGGTCCCGCTCACGCCGCTCCCGAGGGCGCCGGCCTATATCTCCGGTATCATCAACCTTCGCGGGGAGATCACCACCATCCTTTCCATCGACGATCTCATCGGGATAAGGGGAAAGAAGGCGGGTAGCACCCAGAAGATTATCATACTCGTTCCCGAGGCGGCGGGCGGGTCCAATGTGGGGATCATCGTCGACGATGTACATAGTGTGATACAGGTCGACCAGCAGAGCGTGGAGAAGATCGACGGAGGGCTTTCATCCGGCGCAGGAAATTACGTGAAAGGCATAATAAAATCCGGAGCCGAAACCGGGGCCGAGAAAGGGCTCATCATCTGGCTCGATCTCGAGAAGCTGCTCCGCGACCTGGTGGACCTGGAGAAAAAATAA
- a CDS encoding CheR family methyltransferase has translation MDDFSLLLTTIEKILSIRCGNYKEDYIKRRLLSRMNATGATGYREYHKLLQNSSEEQEKLRNALTINVTKFFRDPEVFDLVKRDLIPRILKKKNRVRIWSAGCSSGEEPYSFAIILAELGLFHKDLDGLIYATDIDQEILKKARAGVYEKSSLENLSENQVRRNFTQRTDGKFEVRPHLRERIRFQHHDLMAGVPVSRNLDIVSCRNVTIYFTEHQKNDLAREFYDGLDNEGFYIMGMSEFLGKEVGTLFTPYKPLQKVFVKNPGQK, from the coding sequence ATGGACGATTTTTCGCTGCTGCTGACAACAATCGAGAAGATCCTCTCGATCCGCTGTGGTAACTATAAAGAAGATTATATCAAACGGCGCCTCCTCTCCAGGATGAACGCGACGGGGGCCACGGGGTATCGGGAATACCACAAGCTCCTCCAGAACAGTTCCGAAGAGCAGGAGAAACTCCGGAATGCCCTCACCATCAATGTCACCAAATTTTTCCGCGACCCTGAGGTCTTCGATCTCGTGAAGAGAGACCTGATCCCCCGGATACTCAAAAAGAAGAACCGGGTCCGGATCTGGAGCGCGGGATGCTCTTCAGGCGAAGAACCCTATTCATTCGCGATTATTCTTGCGGAGCTCGGACTGTTTCATAAAGACCTTGACGGGCTTATCTATGCTACCGATATCGACCAGGAGATCCTGAAAAAAGCACGCGCGGGGGTGTATGAAAAAAGCTCCCTCGAGAATCTGAGCGAGAACCAGGTGCGCCGTAACTTCACACAGCGGACGGACGGGAAATTCGAGGTCCGTCCTCACCTCAGGGAACGTATCCGGTTCCAGCACCACGACCTGATGGCCGGTGTTCCGGTCTCGCGAAACCTGGACATCGTGTCCTGCAGGAACGTCACCATATACTTCACCGAACACCAGAAGAATGACCTCGCCCGCGAATTTTATGACGGGCTCGATAACGAAGGGTTTTACATTATGGGGATGTCCGAATTTCTGGGAAAGGAGGTCGGTACGTTGTTTACTCCCTATAAGCCCCTTCAGAAGGTCTTTGTAAAGAATCCAGGTCAGAAATAA